The following nucleotide sequence is from Aedes aegypti strain LVP_AGWG chromosome 3, AaegL5.0 Primary Assembly, whole genome shotgun sequence.
agtaagtagcgatattttcaatattaccgaagattgtttacatggatgatcaatgttaccccatatcagctaaatgataAAATCACATACAACATTTATGTAAACATActcaaatctttcaaaaaacaaaatacagtctaTAGTTACGAGCTATGGGAGgcaagacggggttggtggtctgatggctaccgcttctgcttcatatgcagaaggtcatgggttcaatcccaggcccgtccctttcctcgtactttgtagttgtatacctctcacttgcttctatcttccattctaaatatatcacactcaaactattcgttcatagcaaacgctagaaccagagacggacaagaaaccgtttccctaacgcttcctacttccacgcgcacgccttccttacgcctgatacataggcagtctgctaaccacaaaagcaaacctctctgccatgcctttcccctaacccatacactcccgcatgaactgacgtggatgcagtggaatatacggtctacgtgggagtcagttcaatgcatcatcaattcctcccccttcccctcattggtctgcattctgacgtggcaggtgccattgttgtctaaaaatagaagatcaccagcacttatacactgaggatgcctgttagtcccaagcagtcattcggttggttccttgtgtaagtgcagctgatctggcgatactggagtgcatccacgggcggccaatcaagctcaagctcaagctataGTTACGAGCTATGGgaggcagtacttgttttaaaaatataaaactctgaacatttgcatttttgaattaaatatttaagaaatatcctaaaaactgatcaatgttaccccggattacggtacatgtaaacttcaaaacgtcaaatccttataacagcaagaaaaatgtacttttctatgaaaaataagacatgcctcgatatttaccaatttttctatagtttagtcatgaaaatcaatagtttttattatttgagtagattcgtagaaagatttccaatcgatcggtgcaagaatcttgaaaatttatggggcgttagtaagttattaacagtcaaaatctaaccacttttcatgacgcgagcgatttttcgtttttcgaaattgtaccccagtatgttgccgtaagacgttatccaacgtcaaaattatttaactcattacgcgtgctAAAGATGGATAAactatgggtgaaattatgaaaaaaaaaatccacgtgctcggctgggattcgaacctaggacTCTTGAATAccagacgagcgctttaccaactaagctaccgacaccgagccacttggtgacccaataaatTAGAAGATTTCAGTGAACAAAAATTGAGGTTTTTCCAGCAGTGTTATAcgaaatacaacagcgcgacgactgaagtgttaatagcATAAAATAACGATAGATTTTCCATTTCTCCAGCTTTATAACGTATCGCTCGTGTCGCCACCTAGACGGAAAACACACAATTTTCGGCAAACTGGTCGGAGGTCTGGAAGTTCTCACCGAGATGGAACGCGTCGAGGTGGACAATCGAGATCGACCGATTGAAAATATCTTCATACAGCGTGTGCAGGTATTCGTAGATCCATTCCTAGAGGCGGACGAAGAACTAGCCAAGCAACGTTCGGATGAATTGGAGCGCGTGCAACGAGAAGCGCAAGAGAAACAGAAGAAAACGGCTAGAGCTCAACCCTTGAAGGTGTTCCGCTCCGGCGTCGGCAAATACCTGGATAAAGATGTTACAAAAAGGCTTGTCGAACCGGAAGCGTCTACCAGCGGAGCGGACCCCACGTTgacgaaaaagcgcaaaaaggaGGAAACAATTAGCAAATTAGGTAACTTTAACTCATGGTAGATTACAAGCTTTATATTTATGCACTATACACTATCTAAAAACGTTATCAATCTGGCTGTCCGAACTCCCTTTCCTTCCAAGCTTTCTTCATCTCCTGCCGTTTGGACCGGCGACGCGCAGCTTCCGAGTGTTTCTTCTGATCGATTCTCCTCTGTTGGGCCTCCACCGATTGATCCCCGTTCTCCAGTTCGTCCAGCTTGGCAACCAACAGGCGGCGGGCCTCCTCACGGTTCTTGAACAACGACCTCGAACTGTGGCACTGGATCACGATTCCGGTCGGTTTGTGCGTCAGAACCACTTTATTGTTGGTTTTAGCCACGGCTTGACCACCGGGACCGCTGCCCCGGACAAATGTCTCCTCTAGATCGTCGTCTCTCAGTGCTGGTACCTTGGAGGTGTCGATCGTGGTTTTCCATCGGATCAAAGGGCTTCGGAAAGATCGAACTTGAACAGCTGATCTCAGTAAAGTGAACATCGTTTTGTGTGCTAAATTACTCGGGCTTGGTCCAGCAATGCTCTGCCACGCTGAAATAACATAATTAACGTTAATTTTCTTCTATCATACAACTGGATTGGATTACCTTGTAACAAAATTCAATCTCCTTCGGATCGCACAGGGTGCGATTTTGATCAAATTCCCGCCGAACTCGTTGCAGGAAATATTCCTGATCGGTGAACTGCAACTGGGAACCGTACCGACGTAGGTCTCGATATAACCGAAGGATCAATCGACGTGACGTTAACGATGGGATGGTCATTGTGCTTCCCTGAAGGGTTTGATGAGTTAATTACGAGGTAGATTTTAGATCATGGGAAATAAATAAACTTACATCAGAATCTCGATCGA
It contains:
- the LOC5575698 gene encoding MIEF1 upstream open reading frame protein; this encodes MTIPSLTSRRLILRLYRDLRRYGSQLQFTDQEYFLQRVRREFDQNRTLCDPKEIEFCYKRGRALLDQARVI
- the LOC5578503 gene encoding probable peptide chain release factor C12orf65, mitochondrial, whose translation is MFTLLRSAVQVRSFRSPLIRWKTTIDTSKVPALRDDDLEETFVRGSGPGGQAVAKTNNKVVLTHKPTGIVIQCHSSRSLFKNREEARRLLVAKLDELENGDQSVEAQQRRIDQKKHSEAARRRSKRQEMKKAWKEREFGQPD